Proteins from one Pseudomonas sp. KBS0710 genomic window:
- a CDS encoding LysR family transcriptional regulator, which yields MNIAQVDLNLLKTFEALHDESSASRAALRLGVTQSAISAGLRRLRDLYGDPLFVRTGRGLAPTLRANQLKPVISEALDRCRQSLEMINPDNPNYQGRSVVLGLSDDFEIAHGRRLMAEIARRAPKLRVIFRQTHSQIVAGALLERSLDLAITAGGFAERRLSRHVLGEGDYRCLVDPHSLAPGQEGISLAEFVAREHVLVSSGGFIGITDEGLAARGLSRQVCASTSHFAGLPFLLKGSAAVATIPGHAAEAIAQMTGLRVLPCPLTLPRYPVELGWRTQAQLDPLLLKVREAIVASFT from the coding sequence ATGAATATCGCCCAGGTTGACCTGAACCTGTTGAAAACCTTCGAAGCCTTGCACGATGAGTCCAGCGCCAGCCGCGCAGCCTTGCGCCTGGGCGTCACGCAATCGGCGATCAGCGCCGGTTTGCGGCGTTTACGTGACCTGTATGGCGACCCGCTGTTCGTGCGCACCGGGCGTGGGCTGGCGCCGACCTTGCGCGCTAACCAGTTGAAACCGGTGATCAGCGAGGCACTGGACCGTTGTCGACAAAGCCTGGAAATGATTAACCCGGACAACCCGAATTATCAGGGGCGCTCGGTGGTACTGGGCTTGTCTGATGACTTCGAAATTGCCCATGGCCGGCGGTTAATGGCAGAAATTGCCCGGCGTGCGCCGAAACTGAGGGTGATTTTCCGCCAGACCCACAGCCAGATCGTGGCAGGCGCCCTGCTTGAGCGCAGCCTGGACCTGGCGATTACCGCCGGCGGTTTTGCCGAGCGCAGGTTGAGCCGGCACGTGCTGGGCGAAGGCGACTACCGCTGTCTGGTCGACCCGCACAGCCTGGCGCCGGGCCAAGAAGGCATCAGCCTTGCGGAGTTCGTGGCACGCGAACATGTGCTGGTGTCGTCGGGCGGGTTTATCGGAATTACCGATGAAGGGTTGGCGGCGCGTGGGTTGAGCCGCCAGGTGTGTGCGTCCACCAGCCACTTTGCCGGGCTGCCGTTTTTGCTCAAGGGCAGCGCGGCAGTGGCGACCATCCCCGGGCATGCCGCCGAGGCGATTGCACAGATGACCGGCTTGCGCGTACTGCCCTGCCCACTGACGTTGCCACGCTATCCGGTGGAGCTGGGCTGGCGTACCCAGGCGCAGCTGGATCCGCTGTTGCTCAAAGTACGCGAAGCAATTGTGGCCAGCTTTACTTAG
- a CDS encoding YqjD family protein translates to MARKTAAQAVEDQIKDQAFSELTALIEESDKLLKSSASLVGEEGETLREQVAIKLKQALDSVSNVRERSKPVVDATENYIGGHPWQTVAISAGFGLVVGLLLGRRN, encoded by the coding sequence ATGGCCCGCAAAACTGCCGCCCAAGCTGTCGAAGATCAAATCAAGGATCAAGCTTTCAGTGAACTGACGGCCTTGATCGAAGAGTCGGACAAGCTGCTCAAAAGCAGCGCTTCGCTGGTAGGCGAAGAAGGTGAGACGCTGCGCGAGCAGGTCGCTATCAAGCTCAAGCAAGCGCTGGACTCCGTGTCCAACGTGCGTGAACGCAGCAAGCCGGTGGTGGATGCCACCGAGAACTATATTGGTGGCCATCCATGGCAGACCGTGGCGATTTCCGCAGGTTTTGGCCTGGTGGTCGGCTTGTTGCTGGGTCGTCGTAACTAA
- a CDS encoding Ldh family oxidoreductase — protein MSAQSPTVAKASTAIGFTELVGLLHQVFVRHGTSAQVAAILAHNCASAERDGAHSHGVFRIPGYVSTLNSGWVNGKAVPVVEDVASGFVRVDADNGFAQPALEAARPLLVEKARSAGIALLAIRNSHHFAALWPDVEPFAEEGLVALSVVNSMTCVVPHGADRPLFGTNPIAFAAPRADGPPIVFDLATSAIAHGDVQIAARKGERLPPGMGVDSLGQPTQDPKAILEGGALLPFGGHKGSALSMMVELLAAALTGGNFSFEFNWADHPGARTPWTGQLLIVIDPSKTAGQGFAERSQELVRQMHAAGLRRLPGDRRHRTRAKSQETGIEIDAQELKQLQALAEG, from the coding sequence ATGTCTGCGCAGTCTCCGACAGTGGCCAAGGCTTCAACCGCAATCGGCTTCACCGAGTTAGTGGGCCTGCTACACCAGGTCTTTGTGCGGCATGGCACCTCGGCGCAGGTGGCCGCGATCCTTGCGCACAACTGCGCCAGCGCCGAACGTGACGGCGCGCATAGTCACGGCGTGTTTCGTATTCCAGGCTATGTATCGACACTCAACAGCGGCTGGGTCAATGGCAAGGCTGTGCCTGTGGTCGAGGACGTAGCCTCGGGCTTTGTGCGCGTGGACGCCGATAACGGCTTTGCCCAGCCGGCACTGGAGGCCGCACGCCCGCTGTTGGTAGAGAAGGCGCGCAGTGCCGGGATCGCGCTGCTGGCGATTCGCAACTCCCACCACTTTGCGGCACTCTGGCCCGATGTCGAGCCTTTCGCCGAGGAAGGCCTGGTAGCCCTCAGCGTGGTCAACAGCATGACCTGCGTGGTGCCCCATGGCGCGGATCGACCGCTGTTCGGCACCAACCCCATTGCCTTCGCCGCGCCGCGCGCAGATGGGCCACCCATCGTGTTTGACCTGGCCACCAGCGCGATTGCCCATGGCGACGTGCAAATCGCTGCACGCAAGGGCGAGCGCTTGCCGCCGGGCATGGGCGTGGACAGCCTGGGCCAACCGACCCAAGACCCCAAGGCCATTCTTGAAGGCGGTGCGCTGTTACCGTTTGGCGGCCATAAAGGCTCGGCGCTGTCGATGATGGTCGAGTTGCTGGCGGCGGCGCTCACGGGCGGTAATTTTTCGTTCGAGTTCAATTGGGCCGATCATCCCGGTGCGCGAACCCCCTGGACCGGCCAATTGCTGATCGTGATCGACCCAAGCAAAACCGCCGGGCAAGGCTTTGCCGAGCGCAGCCAGGAACTGGTGCGGCAGATGCATGCGGCGGGGTTGCGGCGGTTGCCAGGGGATCGGCGCCATCGCACACGGGCGAAGTCGCAGGAAACCGGTATCGAGATCGATGCGCAGGAACTCAAGCAGTTACAGGCACTGGCAGAAGGGTAA
- a CDS encoding carbon-nitrogen hydrolase family protein encodes MPISTVAALQIGSLPGGKADTLAQILTYEDAIVRSGAQLVVMPEALLGGYPKGETFGTQLGYRLPEGREAFARYFANAIDVPGAETEVLAGLSARTGASLVLGVIERSGSTLYCSVLYFEPTGGLVAKHRKLMPTGTERLVWGTGDGSTLPVIDAAVGRLGGAVCWENMMPLLRTAMYAKGVQVWCAPTVDEREMWHVSMRHIAHEGRCFVVSACQVQASPAALGVEIANWPSERPLIAGGSVIVGPMGDILAGPLVGEEGLLTAQINTDDLVRARYDYDVVGHYARPDIFELVVDERAKPGVRTLTD; translated from the coding sequence ATGCCCATTTCTACCGTGGCGGCGTTGCAGATCGGATCCTTGCCGGGTGGCAAGGCTGACACCTTGGCGCAGATCCTCACCTATGAGGACGCGATTGTGCGCAGTGGCGCGCAATTGGTGGTGATGCCCGAAGCGTTGCTCGGCGGTTACCCGAAGGGCGAAACCTTCGGCACGCAATTGGGCTACCGATTGCCGGAAGGCCGCGAAGCCTTTGCGCGCTATTTTGCCAATGCCATCGATGTGCCGGGCGCCGAGACCGAGGTGCTGGCCGGGCTATCCGCGCGCACCGGTGCCAGTCTGGTACTCGGGGTGATCGAGCGCAGTGGCAGCACGCTGTATTGCAGCGTGCTGTATTTCGAACCCACCGGCGGCCTGGTAGCCAAGCACCGCAAGCTGATGCCCACCGGCACTGAGCGGCTGGTCTGGGGCACGGGCGATGGTTCGACCTTGCCGGTGATCGACGCTGCCGTCGGGCGCTTGGGCGGCGCGGTGTGCTGGGAAAACATGATGCCGCTGCTGCGCACGGCGATGTACGCCAAGGGCGTGCAAGTGTGGTGCGCGCCCACGGTGGATGAGCGTGAAATGTGGCACGTGAGCATGCGCCACATTGCCCATGAAGGTCGCTGCTTTGTGGTGAGTGCCTGCCAGGTGCAGGCCTCGCCGGCGGCGCTGGGTGTGGAGATTGCAAACTGGCCGTCAGAGCGCCCGTTGATCGCCGGCGGCAGTGTGATTGTCGGGCCGATGGGCGACATCCTCGCCGGGCCGCTGGTGGGTGAAGAGGGCTTGCTGACCGCGCAGATCAACACCGATGATCTGGTGCGGGCGCGCTATGACTATGACGTGGTGGGGCATTACGCGCGCCCGGACATATTTGAGTTGGTAGTGGATGAACGCGCCAAACCGGGCGTGCGCACACTGACAGATTAA